A genomic window from Pagrus major chromosome 23, Pma_NU_1.0 includes:
- the LOC141019926 gene encoding tripartite motif-containing protein 16-like produces MAQKAVQLERETFSCSICLDLLKDPVAIPCGHSYCMNCIKSFWDEKEEKKIHSCPQCRQTFTPRPVLVKNTMLAVLVEELKKTELQAAPADLCYAGPEDVACDVCTGRKLKALKSCLVCLVSYCEKHLQQHYDVAQLKKHKLVDPSEKLQDNICSRHDEVMKIFCRTDQQCICYLCSMDEHKGHDTVSAAAERTEKQRDLEVSRQNIQQRIQDREKDVKVLQQEVEDINRSADKAVDDSEKIFSELIRLVQKRSSDVKQLVRSQQKTKVSRVRELQEKLEQEITELKKKDAELEKLSHTEDHNQFLHNYPSLSQLSESTDSPSIEIRPLRYFEDVTAAVSEVRDKLQDVLREKWTDILVTVAKVDVLLPPPPEPTTRAEFLKYSQEITLDPNTAHPQLFLSEGNRKATKEAQQQPCSSHPDRFTGWSQVLSRESLTERCYWEVEWRGGRVGVAVAYKNIGRAGRLDECEFGGNDKSWAFYCHRNSYKFWYNNVKTPVSAPRSSRVGVYLDHSAGILSFYSVSKTMTLLHRVQTTFTQPLYAGLWIRDFVGETAGFCKPK; encoded by the coding sequence ATGGCACAGAAAGCAGTTCAGCTCGAGCGGGAAACCTTCTCTTGTTcgatctgtttggatctactgaaggatccggtggcTATTCcttgtggacacagctactgcatgaacTGTATTAAAAGCTTCTGGgatgaaaaggaagagaagaaaatccacagctgccctcagtgcaggcagaccttcacaccgaggcctgtcctggtgaaaaacaccatgttggcagttttagtggaggagctgaagaagactgaactccaagctgctcctgctgatctctgctatgctggacctgaggatgtggcctgtgatgtctgcacgGGGAGAAAACTGAAAGCCCTCAAATCCTGTCTGGTCTGCCTGGTctcttactgtgagaaacacctcCAACAGCACTATGACGTGGCTcaattaaagaaacacaagctggtggaccCCTCGGAGAAGCTCCAGGacaacatctgctctcgtcatgatgaggtgatgaagatattctgccgtactgatcagcagtgtatctgttatctctgctccatGGATGAACAcaaaggccacgacacagtttcagctgcagcagagaggactgagaagCAGAGAGACCTCGAggtgagtcgacaaaacatccagcagagaatccaggacagagagaaagatgtgaaggtgcttcaacaggaggtggaggacatCAACcgctctgctgataaagcagtggacgacagtgagaagatcttctcTGAGCTGATCCGTCTCGTACAGAAGAGaagctctgatgtgaagcagctggtGAGATCGCAGCAGAAAACTAAAGTGAGTCGAGTCagagagcttcaggagaagctggagcaggagatcactgagctgaagaagaaagatgctgagctggagaagctctcacacacagaggatcacaaccagtttctacacaactaccctTCACTGTCACAACTCAGCGAGTCTACAGACTCACCCAGCATTGAAATCCGTCCGCTGAggtactttgaggatgtgacagcagctgtgtcagaagTCAGAGATAAACTACAGGACGTTCTGAGGGAGAAATGGACGGACATCTTAGTGACAGTCGCTAAggtggatgttttactgccacCACCACCAGAACCCACGACCAGAGCTGaattcttaaaatattcacaggaaatcacactggatccaaacacagcacatccacagctgtttttgtctgaggggaacagaaaagcaactaAAGAGGCTCAACAACAGCCTTGTTCTAGTCACCCAGACAGGTTCACTGGATGGTCTCAGGTCTTGAgcagagagagtctgactgaaCGTTGTTattgggaggtggagtggagagggggAAGAGTTGGTGTAGCGGTTGCATACAAGAATATCGGCAGAGCAGGGAGGTTGGATGAATGTGAATTTGGAGGAAATGATAAATCTTGGGCGTTTTATTGTCACCGAAACAGTTATAAGTTTTGGTACAACAATGTCAAAACTCCTGTCTCAGCTCCtcggtcctccagagttggagtgtacctggatcacagtgcaggtattctgtccttctacagcgtgTCTAAAACcatgactctcctccacagagtccagaccacattcactcagcctctctatgctggactttGGATTCGTGATTTTGTGGGAGAAACTGCTGGGTTCTGTAAACccaaatag
- the pla2g10 gene encoding group 10 secretory phospholipase A2: MTAFYRILLLLSVAVASAATRRSQRTKRGLLELAGAIKCSTGRSALAYMMYGCYCGLGGQGWPRDRADWCCHRHDCCYGDAERLGCQTKTDQYQWTCEDKTAECDDLEDKCEKLLCKCDRNAAKCLRRAPFIRKYALWPDFLCGYEHPMCTIY; this comes from the exons ATGACTGCGTTCTACCGGATACTTCTCCTGTTGTCAG TGGCTGTGGCCTCTGCGGCGACACGCAGGTCCCAGCGGACCAAGCGAGGGTTACTAGAGTTGGCAGGAGCCATCAAATGCAGCACGGGGAGATCTGCCTTGGCTTACATGATGTACGGATGCTACTGTGGACTGGGTGGCCAAGGCTGGCCCAGAGACAGAGCAGACTG GTGTTGCCACAGACATGATTGCTGTTATGGAGATGCAGAACGCCTCGGCTGCCAAACCAAAACAGACCAGTATCAGTGGACGTGTGAAGACAAGACAGCTGAGTGCG ATGATTTGGAGGACAAATGTGAAAAGCTGCTGTGCAAGTGCGACAGAAACGCTGCCAAATGTTTGAGGAGAGCACCTTTCATCCGGAAATATGCCCTGTGGCCAGATTTTCTCTGTGGTTACGAACACCCAATGTGTACTATTTACTGA